The sequence below is a genomic window from Deltaproteobacteria bacterium.
TTCCCCGCGCTATTGGATTCCAAGTTGAAATTTTAGTGATTTCAAGGTGTTTTTCATTAGCATGGTGATGGTCATGGGGCCGACGCCACCCGGTACCGGTGTGATGGAACCGGCGATCTCCTTGGCTGCGTCGAAGTCGACGTCCCCCTTCAAAACCGCCACCATTTTACCGGGATCTTTTTTGCTCGGTTTTTCTCCGACACGGTTGACGCCCACGTCGATAACACAAGCCCCGGGTTTGATCCACTCGGGTTTCACCAGGTCGGGCACACCGGCGGCGACGATCAGAATGTCCGCCCGTTTACAGTGGAAAGCCAGATCCTGCGTGCGGGTGTGAACAACGGTCACGGTGGAATTGGCGCCCGGTCCTTTCTGCAGCATCATGTTGGCGATGGGCTTACCGACGATGTTCGACCTTCCCACCACGACCACTTCCGCACCGCTGGTTTCAACACCGGCCCTTACGATCATCTCCTGGATGCCCGCAGGCGTACACGGGGGAAATTTTACCTCGTCGCCCCCGATCATCAAACGGCCCACGTTCACCGGGTGAAAACCGTCCACATCCTTGTCCGGGTCGATGGCGTTCAACACTTTTTTTTCGTCGATATGCTTGGGAAGGGGCAACTGCACCAGGATGCCGTTGATGGAATCATCGTTGTTGTATTTGTCGATGAGCGCCAAGAGGTCCGCTTCGGAAATGTCCACCGGCTGACTGTCCTGAACTTCCTTGAACCCGACCCGGTGCGCCGTCTTTATTTTCAGGGTCACGTAGGAGATCGATGCCGGGTTCTCCCCGACCAGAATGGTCACCAGACCGGGAACCTTGCCGTGTTTCTCCTTGATCTCCTTTACTTCGGCCGTAATCTCTTCGAGAATCTGTTCGCGAATCTCCGTCCCTTTTATCAATTTTGCCGACATACGCTTTCTCCTTTCACTTGATGGGGTAACCCCTTCGTTTGATATTTGCCGTATTTTGACCGCATCCGAGCGGTTCACTTTTTTTCCTCCGGCCCGTTCACACCGGCTACACCGGAAACGGAACATTTGTCAGTCCGGCGGTTTCGTCGAGACCGAACATGATGTTCATATTTTGAACAGCC
It includes:
- the folD gene encoding bifunctional methylenetetrahydrofolate dehydrogenase/methenyltetrahydrofolate cyclohydrolase FolD; the encoded protein is MSAKLIKGTEIREQILEEITAEVKEIKEKHGKVPGLVTILVGENPASISYVTLKIKTAHRVGFKEVQDSQPVDISEADLLALIDKYNNDDSINGILVQLPLPKHIDEKKVLNAIDPDKDVDGFHPVNVGRLMIGGDEVKFPPCTPAGIQEMIVRAGVETSGAEVVVVGRSNIVGKPIANMMLQKGPGANSTVTVVHTRTQDLAFHCKRADILIVAAGVPDLVKPEWIKPGACVIDVGVNRVGEKPSKKDPGKMVAVLKGDVDFDAAKEIAGSITPVPGGVGPMTITMLMKNTLKSLKFQLGIQ